One window from the genome of Diospyros lotus cultivar Yz01 chromosome 11, ASM1463336v1, whole genome shotgun sequence encodes:
- the LOC127812547 gene encoding cytokinin riboside 5'-monophosphate phosphoribohydrolase LOG8 isoform X2 has product MGLISQRVYDGGCHVLGVIPKALEPLEISGETVGEVKIVADMHERKAEMAKQADAFVALPGGYGTMEELLEMITWSQLGIHKKPVGLLNVDGYYNSLLSLFDNGVEEGFIKPSARHIVLSAPTAQELLTKMEQYTPLHDHVAPHESWHMEKLGDYPRDQNEQ; this is encoded by the exons ATGGGTTTGATTTCCCAAAGAGTGTATGATGGAGGTTGCCATGTTCTTGG GGTCATTCCAAAAGCTCTTGAGCCTCTCGAG ATATCTGGTGAAACTGTTGGGGAAGTTAAAATTGTCGCAGACATGCATGAGCGTAAAGCTGAAATGGCTAAACAAGCTGATGCTTTTGTTGCCCTTCCTG GTGGATATGGAACAATGGAAGAGCTGCTGGAGATGATAACATGGTCACAACTTGGAATTCATAAAAAACCG GTCGGTCTGCTCAATGTTGATGGGTACTATAACTCTTTGCTCTCATTATTTGATAATGGTGTTGAAGAAGGTTTCATCAAGCCAAGTGCTCGACACATTGTCCTCTCTGCTCCAACTGCCCAGGAGCTCTTAACCAAGATGGAG CAATACACTCCTTTGCATGATCATGTCGCACCTCACGAAAGCTGGCATATGGAGAAACTGGGTGATTACCCTCGGGATCAGAATGAGCAGTGA
- the LOC127812547 gene encoding cytokinin riboside 5'-monophosphate phosphoribohydrolase LOG8 isoform X1: MDGNGGSRFRRVCVFCGSNSGHRKVFSDAAIELGNELVKRKIALVYGGGSVGLMGLISQRVYDGGCHVLGVIPKALEPLEISGETVGEVKIVADMHERKAEMAKQADAFVALPGGYGTMEELLEMITWSQLGIHKKPVGLLNVDGYYNSLLSLFDNGVEEGFIKPSARHIVLSAPTAQELLTKMEQYTPLHDHVAPHESWHMEKLGDYPRDQNEQ; the protein is encoded by the exons ATGGATGGGAATGGAGGGAGCAGATTCAGGAGAGTTTGTGTCTTCTGCGGAAGCAACTCTGGCCATAGAAAAGTATTCAGTGATGCTGCTATCGAATTGGGGAATGAACTG GTTAAGAGGAAGATAGCTTTGGTGTATGGGGGAGGAAGTGTTGGGTTGATGGGTTTGATTTCCCAAAGAGTGTATGATGGAGGTTGCCATGTTCTTGG GGTCATTCCAAAAGCTCTTGAGCCTCTCGAG ATATCTGGTGAAACTGTTGGGGAAGTTAAAATTGTCGCAGACATGCATGAGCGTAAAGCTGAAATGGCTAAACAAGCTGATGCTTTTGTTGCCCTTCCTG GTGGATATGGAACAATGGAAGAGCTGCTGGAGATGATAACATGGTCACAACTTGGAATTCATAAAAAACCG GTCGGTCTGCTCAATGTTGATGGGTACTATAACTCTTTGCTCTCATTATTTGATAATGGTGTTGAAGAAGGTTTCATCAAGCCAAGTGCTCGACACATTGTCCTCTCTGCTCCAACTGCCCAGGAGCTCTTAACCAAGATGGAG CAATACACTCCTTTGCATGATCATGTCGCACCTCACGAAAGCTGGCATATGGAGAAACTGGGTGATTACCCTCGGGATCAGAATGAGCAGTGA